A genomic window from Slackia heliotrinireducens DSM 20476 includes:
- a CDS encoding LysR family transcriptional regulator substrate-binding protein — MPLIRAFVQSGRNIAEHAATIKGLVEGNIAIGTYFSIAAQWLPSVIRAFQDDHPGVSISMVEAGNAELAHLMAESRIDCCFTNRRLATGDWVPLASGSIVAWIPTDWPEAELDAFPLDQMENKPFIMPLPGNKNDVETLIAEHRIHVDERFTANDGYTAWRMMEQGLGMSLNNSLMGCTWQGDVRVMSLDPPQEIELGVSVPYLQAASPATRAFIEYATRIVPTL; from the coding sequence ATGCCTTTGATCCGGGCGTTCGTGCAAAGCGGCAGGAACATCGCCGAGCATGCGGCAACCATAAAAGGCCTGGTCGAAGGGAACATAGCCATCGGCACGTACTTCAGCATCGCCGCCCAGTGGCTGCCGTCGGTCATCCGCGCGTTCCAGGACGACCACCCCGGCGTGTCCATTTCCATGGTCGAAGCCGGCAACGCCGAGCTTGCGCACCTGATGGCCGAGTCGCGCATCGACTGCTGCTTCACGAACCGACGCCTGGCAACCGGCGACTGGGTGCCGCTGGCCAGCGGCAGCATCGTGGCCTGGATTCCCACCGACTGGCCCGAAGCGGAGCTGGACGCCTTCCCTCTGGATCAAATGGAGAATAAGCCCTTCATCATGCCGCTGCCCGGCAACAAGAACGACGTCGAAACGTTGATTGCCGAACATCGCATCCACGTTGACGAAAGGTTCACCGCCAACGACGGGTACACCGCATGGCGCATGATGGAACAGGGGCTCGGCATGAGCCTGAACAATTCTCTGATGGGATGCACGTGGCAAGGCGACGTCCGCGTCATGTCGCTGGACCCGCCCCAGGAAATCGAGCTGGGCGTATCCGTTCCCTATCTGCAGGCGGCCTCGCCCGCAACCCGGGCGTTCATCGAGTACGCCACCCGCATCGTGCCCACGCTGTAG
- a CDS encoding ABC transporter permease, with protein MGIITVLWEKWTEFKRDFYKITVAAVMSPLMYLLVFGLGIQTMSHGEPYLNFLIPGVVAMSTMTGSFSAVAQNMSVQRLYEKALDQVMVSPTPLWQFILGQIIGGSLRGLYAGAIILLITTPVRTTLVFNGVSILIMFLNGMVFSTLALVLSFLAKSYTDAPRFNSYIIFPMSFLCNTFFSTEQMPHGFREVVSALPLSQASDMIRSVSAGGDPGWVGFAVLLAYLAVFSLLSFAFIYKKKNL; from the coding sequence ATGGGCATCATCACGGTGCTATGGGAGAAATGGACGGAGTTCAAGCGGGATTTCTACAAGATCACCGTTGCTGCCGTCATGTCCCCGCTCATGTACCTGCTGGTGTTCGGGCTGGGCATCCAGACCATGTCCCACGGCGAGCCGTACCTCAACTTCCTCATCCCGGGCGTCGTGGCCATGTCCACCATGACGGGCAGCTTCTCGGCCGTGGCGCAGAACATGAGCGTGCAACGGCTCTACGAGAAGGCCCTTGACCAAGTGATGGTGTCGCCCACGCCGCTGTGGCAGTTCATTTTGGGCCAGATCATCGGCGGCAGCCTGCGCGGCCTGTATGCGGGCGCCATCATTTTGCTGATCACCACGCCGGTGCGAACCACGCTCGTGTTCAACGGTGTGTCGATCCTGATTATGTTCCTGAACGGCATGGTCTTCTCGACGCTTGCGCTCGTGCTGTCGTTTCTGGCCAAAAGCTACACGGACGCGCCACGGTTCAACAGCTACATCATCTTCCCCATGTCGTTCCTCTGCAACACGTTCTTCTCCACCGAGCAGATGCCCCACGGCTTCCGCGAGGTGGTGTCAGCCTTGCCGTTGTCGCAGGCCAGCGACATGATTCGTTCGGTTTCCGCAGGCGGCGACCCAGGCTGGGTCGGTTTTGCCGTGCTTCTGGCGTACCTGGCGGTGTTCTCGCTGCTGTCGTTCGCGTTCATTTACAAGAAGAAGAACCTGTAG
- a CDS encoding ABC transporter ATP-binding protein, whose amino-acid sequence MIELRNLTKDFDGFTAVDHLSLTVDTNEFFGLLGPNGAGKTTTISMISTVLLPTEGQVLIDGKPLTRAASAEKRKLSVITQEYSMRQDMTIDEVMEYQGRLYFMKRKDIRRKTDELLEFTGLADCRKRIVRHLSGGMKRKVMICRALMTDPEILLLDEPTAGMDALARRQMWNLLRQLHRANNLTIILTTHYIDEAQSLCNRVALLDSGKLDTVDTPQNLIEELGAFAVDEVTDDRVVSTYYRRRADAIAHLEGLGDDATLRNTTLEDVFVERVGKRLGN is encoded by the coding sequence ATGATCGAACTGCGCAACCTCACCAAAGACTTCGACGGCTTCACGGCTGTCGACCACCTGAGCCTGACCGTCGACACCAACGAGTTCTTCGGTCTGCTCGGGCCCAACGGCGCAGGCAAGACCACGACCATATCCATGATTTCGACGGTGCTGCTGCCTACCGAAGGCCAGGTGCTTATCGACGGCAAGCCGCTGACCCGCGCCGCTTCCGCCGAGAAGCGCAAGCTCAGCGTCATCACCCAGGAATACTCGATGCGCCAGGACATGACCATCGACGAGGTGATGGAGTACCAGGGCCGTCTGTATTTCATGAAACGCAAGGACATCCGCCGCAAAACCGACGAGCTGCTCGAATTCACGGGGCTTGCGGACTGCCGCAAGCGCATCGTGCGCCACCTGTCCGGCGGCATGAAGCGCAAGGTCATGATCTGCCGGGCGCTCATGACCGACCCGGAAATTCTGCTGCTGGACGAGCCGACGGCGGGCATGGACGCGCTGGCGCGCCGTCAGATGTGGAATCTTCTGCGGCAGCTCCATCGCGCCAACAACCTGACCATCATCCTGACCACGCACTACATCGACGAGGCCCAATCGCTGTGCAACCGCGTGGCGCTGCTGGATTCGGGCAAGCTCGACACGGTGGATACGCCCCAGAACCTCATCGAGGAGCTGGGCGCCTTCGCCGTTGATGAAGTGACCGACGACCGTGTAGTCAGCACATATTATCGCCGGCGGGCCGATGCCATCGCGCATCTCGAAGGGCTCGGCGACGATGCGACGCTGCGCAACACCACGTTGGAAGACGTTTTCGTAGAAAGGGTCGGGAAGCGCCTCGGCAACTAG
- a CDS encoding sirohydrochlorin cobaltochelatase — MNKALLVVSFGTSAPGVAERTIGAVERALAQAMPERAFYSCWTSRVICAKVERETGVHHMQLAEALDAMATAGVSDVLVQPTHLMQGRENRVMLETLREHAGDFDRICLGNTLLTCDDDCTALARAICSAFAEMRGGDALVLMGHGSAFGGNEAFSRMQQAFGRVGRDDVVVATVEGEPSFADALAFVETRKPSRIWLAPLMMVAGDHAQNDMAGSDPDSWASQLAARGYEVLPVLRGLGEYPEVQSLFVKHAQCAYPLEQA; from the coding sequence ATGAACAAGGCTTTGTTGGTTGTGAGCTTCGGTACGTCTGCTCCGGGTGTCGCCGAGAGGACTATCGGCGCCGTGGAGCGCGCGCTTGCCCAGGCCATGCCCGAACGGGCCTTCTACAGCTGCTGGACCTCGCGGGTGATCTGCGCCAAGGTGGAACGGGAGACGGGCGTGCACCACATGCAGCTGGCGGAAGCCCTCGACGCCATGGCAACGGCGGGCGTTTCCGACGTGCTGGTGCAGCCGACGCACCTGATGCAGGGTCGGGAGAATCGGGTCATGCTGGAAACCTTGCGCGAGCACGCCGGTGATTTCGACCGCATTTGTTTGGGGAATACGCTGCTCACCTGCGATGATGACTGCACAGCGCTGGCTCGCGCCATCTGCAGCGCGTTCGCCGAGATGCGCGGCGGCGACGCGTTGGTGCTCATGGGGCACGGGTCGGCCTTCGGCGGAAACGAGGCGTTTTCGCGGATGCAGCAGGCGTTCGGGCGCGTAGGGCGGGACGACGTCGTCGTCGCAACGGTGGAAGGCGAACCTTCCTTCGCGGATGCGCTTGCGTTCGTCGAGACCCGCAAGCCGTCGCGCATCTGGCTTGCGCCCCTCATGATGGTGGCCGGCGACCATGCCCAAAACGACATGGCGGGCTCCGACCCGGATTCGTGGGCGAGCCAGCTTGCGGCCCGCGGTTACGAGGTGCTCCCGGTGCTGCGCGGCCTTGGGGAATATCCCGAGGTCCAGAGCCTGTTCGTCAAGCATGCGCAGTGCGCTTATCCGCTGGAGCAGGCATGA